In Silene latifolia isolate original U9 population chromosome X, ASM4854445v1, whole genome shotgun sequence, the following proteins share a genomic window:
- the LOC141621063 gene encoding uncharacterized protein LOC141621063: MGSLIGHVAPGFGFILIGLWHMYNHLRLLALKGPSSYKSRLWFPSNQGRLPRRLELYLIITGFTLSVTMELFINPAKHQPLDSDGTIPSDHLHNFEHSPIYLTFIIFALFALILDKWASRPLPAQDDILLILAGFCFAQELLMFHLHSIDHMGVEGQYHWLLQLVVFVSLVTTILGFGRGGAGSFVVAFVRSLSIVFQGVWFVIMGFALWTPGFIAKGCSIHVEDNGHKEIRCEGEESLNRAKALVNILFSWNLILLVVFAASFYMFMMIVFGNRSVKYSVLSLSTNEQEEEDEEEVEDDVEAHKKINNLAGTQGFVDI, from the coding sequence ATGGGTTCTCTAATCGGTCATGTGGCTCCGGGTTTCGGGTTCATCCTAATCGGGTTATGGCACATGTACAACCACCTAAGACTACTAGCCCTTAAGGGTCCCTCATCATACAAGTCTAGACTATGGTTCCCTTCGAACCAAGGTCGTCTACCTCGACGACTCGAGTTATACCTCATAATAACCGGCTTCACCCTCTCAGTTACCATGGAGCTCTTCATTAACCCGGCGAAGCACCAACCCTTGGACTCAGATGGCACCATTCCGTCAGACCACCTTCACAACTTCGAACACTCACCAATCTACTTAACCTTCATAATTTTCGCCCTCTTCGCCCTAATTCTCGACAAATGGGCCTCTCGTCCACTTCCAGCGCAAGACGACATCCTGCTCATTCTGGCCGGGTTTTGTTTTGCTCAGGAGCTCTTGATGTTTCACCTCCACTCAATCGACCACATGGGAGTTGAGGGACAATACCATTGGCTCCTCCAGCTCGTCGTGTTTGTGTCGTTAGTCACGACTATTCTAGGGTTTGGACGCGGTGGTGCTGGAAGCTTTGTTGTAGCGTTTGTACGCTCCTTAAGCATAGTGTTCCAGGGTGTGTGGTTTGTGATCATGGGGTTTGCACTTTGGACACCCGGCTTTATCGCGAAAGGGTGTTCCATACACGTCGAGGATAATGGACATAAAGAGATCCGATGTGAAGGTGAGGAGTCGCTTAACCGAGCCAAGGCGTTGGTTAATATTTTATTTAGCTGGAATTTGATCTTGCTCGTTGTTTTTGCTGCGTCGTTTTACATGTTTATGATGATTGTTTTTGGGAATCGTAGCGTCAAGTATAGTGTCTTGTCGTTGTCGACGAATGagcaggaggaggaggacgaggaggaGGTCGAAGACGACGTTGAAGCGCACAAGAAAATTAATAACTTGGCCGGAACGCAAGGTTTCGTTGATATTTAA
- the LOC141622671 gene encoding NDR1/HIN1-like protein 13: MAERTTHSNHHDDHHHGEDEGLFADAEDDINNFTQNKNNNNNNNTQFMQIVSSDGSTAPRVPHETYIVQIPRDQIYRVPPPENAEYVQRQCNTVVKDKGGTRRCAFWFLSIFFVLAFIISVIVCVHKFTLSPKPPSFSIKHLVKQSPKSSSKKTPSPGFLVSMETTNPNSVNDLGYNQGSVTLSYKGKQIGNGHFPALGNQGPGISDSVDINLVGSSKGGLPKDLDVSPDSNKKSKNTKGSNPVINMNLSLNVPVRMKTWLWTNVVDFDVNCEFETEFIGDHFKVQSQKCDIAKA, from the exons ATGGCGGAGCGGACCACCCACTCCAACCACCACGACGACCACCATCACGGTGAAGACGAGGGCTTATTTGCTGATGCTGAAGATGATATTAATAATTTTAcacaaaacaaaaataataataataataataatactcaatTTATGCAAATAGTCTCGTCCGATGGCTCTACGGCCCCTAGGGTACCTCATGAAACGTACATTGTACAAATTCCGAGAGATCAAATATATCGGGTTCCGCCTCCAGAGAATGCCGAGTATGTGCAACGACAGTGCAACACCGTTGTAAAAGACAAGGGTGGTACTCGTCGTTGCGCATTTTGGTTCTTGTCGATATTTTTTGTTCTCGCTTTTATTATAAGCGTTATTGTTTGCGTTCATAAGTTTACGTTGAGCCCTAAGCCTCCTTCCTTTTCGATTAAACATCTTGTTAAGCAATCACCCAAGTCTTCGTCGAAGAAAACTCCGTCTCCTGGATTCCTG GTATCAATGGAGACAACAAATCCAAACAGTGTGAATGATCTCGGCTATAATCAAGGAAGTGTTACGCTTTCGTACAAAGGAAAACAAATAGGCAATGGCCATTTTCCGGCATTGGGCAACCAAGGTCCCGGGATATCCGACTCAGTCGACATTAATCTCGTAGGATCGTCTAAGGGAGGTTTGCCTAAAGACTTAGACGTATCGCCGGACAGTAACAAAAAGTCTAAGAACACAAAAGGTAGTAATCCAGTGATCAATATGAACCTGTCACTCAATGTTCCAGTTAGAATGAAGACTTGGTTATGGACAAACGTAGTCGATTTCGACGTAAATTGCGAGTTTGAGACGGAATTCATCGGAGATCATTTCAAAGTTCAGTCACAAAAATGTGACATCGCTAAGGCATGa